In a single window of the Hoyosella subflava DQS3-9A1 genome:
- a CDS encoding 2-hydroxycarboxylate transporter family protein, whose protein sequence is MTTQAPDPVATSTREQSDPEASSGTGGKPPTADRRRRWPVISGMPAEYFLVLFAVIVVASLTGTLPTSLIAGFAAAIAFAGILMWIGQKVPYLRDFGLPVILCLFVPATLVYLGVMPESTIALFDAFVDEQGAMDFILIVIIVGAILGMPRKLIVKAGVRFIVPVIGTIAATLLLIGLVGAAIGYGFGRAMLLIAAPVMAGGLPIGAIPMSEMYAQAVGGTPDDFFPALLSAVLVANIVCIFAAAIFSGVGKRRGRTWVGFNGNGQLLRVKSNAADLKQPAPVTTATFTGLTQGLLIAGAIFIGATMLSALVPNIHAYAWAVLVTIVLKIAKLLPLELETASSHLGDWFVTGLVPPLLIALSTTKITIADVIAVLGDGQFVFLIVAAVVISGLAAGLFGLLVKMYFIDSAIVPGLIMADTGGSGDLAVLSASERMNLLPFATIATRFGGTLTLLLVSLLTPLLAATLL, encoded by the coding sequence ATGACCACCCAAGCACCAGATCCCGTCGCAACATCCACCCGGGAGCAATCTGATCCTGAGGCATCTTCCGGCACGGGAGGCAAGCCACCGACCGCCGACCGCCGGAGGCGGTGGCCGGTCATTTCGGGTATGCCGGCCGAGTACTTCCTAGTCCTCTTCGCCGTCATTGTGGTCGCTAGCCTCACTGGCACCCTCCCGACCTCGCTGATTGCCGGGTTTGCGGCCGCGATCGCCTTCGCCGGAATCCTTATGTGGATCGGACAGAAGGTTCCTTATCTGAGGGACTTCGGCCTTCCAGTCATTCTCTGCCTGTTTGTTCCGGCAACTCTCGTCTACTTGGGTGTGATGCCCGAGAGTACGATCGCCTTGTTCGACGCGTTCGTTGACGAACAAGGCGCGATGGACTTCATCCTCATTGTCATCATCGTAGGTGCCATCTTGGGGATGCCCAGAAAGTTGATCGTCAAAGCCGGGGTACGCTTCATCGTCCCCGTTATCGGAACGATCGCAGCAACGCTCCTACTGATCGGCCTCGTCGGCGCCGCAATCGGCTACGGATTCGGTCGGGCAATGTTGCTCATTGCTGCGCCAGTGATGGCCGGAGGACTGCCCATTGGGGCGATCCCCATGAGCGAGATGTATGCGCAAGCTGTCGGCGGAACGCCTGACGACTTCTTCCCCGCCCTGCTCAGCGCAGTCTTAGTTGCCAACATCGTCTGCATCTTCGCTGCGGCGATCTTCAGCGGAGTCGGTAAGCGACGCGGCAGGACGTGGGTCGGCTTCAACGGCAACGGCCAGCTCCTCCGAGTCAAGAGCAACGCTGCAGACCTCAAGCAACCCGCTCCAGTCACCACGGCAACCTTCACTGGCCTTACGCAGGGGCTGCTCATCGCCGGTGCCATATTTATCGGCGCTACTATGCTCTCGGCGCTGGTTCCAAATATTCATGCCTACGCCTGGGCTGTCCTGGTCACTATCGTCCTGAAAATCGCCAAACTCTTGCCGCTCGAACTCGAGACGGCCAGCTCGCACCTCGGTGACTGGTTCGTCACCGGCCTCGTTCCGCCGCTGCTAATTGCCTTGAGTACCACGAAGATCACCATCGCCGACGTCATTGCCGTCCTCGGCGACGGACAGTTCGTTTTCCTCATTGTCGCCGCGGTCGTGATATCCGGGCTCGCTGCAGGCTTGTTCGGCCTTCTAGTCAAGATGTACTTTATTGATTCCGCAATCGTTCCCGGCCTCATCATGGCAGACACCGGCGGTTCCGGTGACCTAGCAGTCCTGTCTGCGTCGGAGCGAATGAACCTTCTTCCCTTCGCGACGATCGCGACCCGGTTTGGAGGAACGTTGACACTGCTTCTCGTATCGCTTCTGACGCCACTGCTAGCAGCCACACTGCTCTAA
- a CDS encoding Lrp/AsnC family transcriptional regulator — protein MLDFDKLDLDLLRLIVEEPRAGVREYSRRLNIARNTAQSRINKLESSGVLVSWRPQIDLAPLGYTVMAFVHVHIAQSHLEPTLDRLTRIPELIEANTVSGDGDLLCRFVARDNSHFGEVLQEVNGTEGVLRTRSEIVLSRRVWPRSIPIVAKLRTDQNSGRING, from the coding sequence GTGCTGGATTTTGACAAGCTCGACCTGGACCTGCTTCGACTGATCGTGGAGGAGCCACGCGCCGGCGTGCGGGAGTACTCGCGACGGCTAAACATTGCACGTAATACCGCCCAGTCCAGGATCAACAAGCTTGAGAGTTCCGGGGTCCTCGTGAGTTGGCGTCCTCAGATCGACCTCGCCCCATTGGGGTACACCGTCATGGCGTTCGTTCACGTCCACATCGCGCAAAGCCACCTGGAGCCGACGCTGGATCGGCTGACTCGGATTCCGGAGCTGATCGAGGCGAACACCGTCTCGGGTGATGGGGATCTGCTATGTCGGTTCGTGGCCAGAGACAACTCACACTTCGGGGAAGTGCTCCAAGAAGTGAACGGAACCGAGGGTGTTCTCCGCACCCGTTCGGAGATCGTGCTCAGTCGAAGGGTGTGGCCACGCTCAATCCCGATAGTGGCGAAGTTGCGAACGGATCAAAATTCGGGGCGGATCAATGGCTGA
- the leuC gene encoding 3-isopropylmalate dehydratase large subunit translates to MGNTLADKIWNNHLVREADGEPDVVYIDMHLLHEVNTPVAFENLRTQGRAVRRPDLTLGTIDHQNPTDDLLREMTNPAGEAQITLMERNCREFGIELYSLRDPQRGIAHVIGPELGLTQPGMTLVCCDSHTSTHGAFGVLAFGIGTSQVEHVLATQTLPMVRMKNMRVTVDGRLQPGVTAKDLILEIIAHIGTSGGQGHVIEYQGEAVRSLSMEGRMTLCNMSIEAGARAGLVAPDEMTIEYLRGRPHVPSGPAFDEEVEYWRTFRTDDDAVFHKEVRINGSAVRPRVSWGTTPAQSVPLGEAVPTPNSYNSPVAVSAAERALQYMDLQPGDRTDEIMIDSIFIGSCTNGRIEDLRAVADVWRGRKVSPTVQVYLVPGSEAVRRQAVEEGLDQVFAEAGVELRHSGCSMCVAVNEDRLRPGQRSASTNNRNFEGRQGQGARTHLVSPAVAAASAVTGRITDPINIKDQ, encoded by the coding sequence ATGGGGAACACACTTGCCGACAAGATCTGGAACAACCACCTCGTTCGCGAGGCCGATGGCGAACCCGATGTTGTCTATATCGACATGCATCTGCTGCACGAGGTCAACACCCCGGTCGCCTTTGAGAACCTCCGCACGCAAGGACGGGCGGTGCGCCGACCTGATCTGACATTGGGGACCATCGATCACCAGAATCCCACCGACGATCTGCTACGTGAGATGACGAACCCGGCCGGCGAAGCCCAGATCACTCTGATGGAGCGGAACTGCCGCGAGTTCGGGATAGAGCTGTATTCCCTGCGTGATCCGCAACGTGGAATCGCCCATGTCATCGGCCCCGAGCTGGGTCTAACCCAGCCCGGGATGACTCTGGTGTGTTGTGACTCCCACACCAGTACCCACGGGGCGTTCGGTGTCCTGGCGTTCGGCATCGGCACCAGTCAGGTCGAGCATGTCCTGGCTACACAGACGCTGCCCATGGTCCGAATGAAGAACATGCGCGTCACGGTCGACGGCCGGCTCCAGCCGGGCGTCACCGCCAAGGACCTCATCCTGGAGATAATCGCCCACATCGGCACCTCTGGGGGTCAGGGGCACGTCATCGAATATCAAGGAGAGGCGGTCCGTTCTTTGTCGATGGAGGGACGGATGACCCTCTGCAATATGTCGATCGAGGCGGGCGCCCGCGCCGGCCTGGTCGCCCCGGACGAGATGACCATCGAGTATCTCCGTGGACGCCCCCACGTTCCGAGCGGCCCCGCGTTCGACGAGGAGGTCGAGTACTGGCGGACGTTCCGGACCGACGACGACGCCGTATTTCACAAGGAGGTGCGGATCAACGGTTCGGCCGTGCGTCCACGGGTCTCGTGGGGCACAACTCCCGCGCAATCCGTTCCCCTCGGCGAAGCCGTGCCAACACCGAACTCCTATAACTCACCCGTGGCCGTGTCCGCGGCGGAAAGAGCCCTGCAGTACATGGACCTACAGCCTGGTGATCGTACCGATGAAATCATGATCGACTCGATCTTTATCGGTTCGTGCACGAATGGCCGAATCGAAGATCTACGGGCGGTCGCAGACGTATGGAGGGGCCGCAAGGTCTCACCGACAGTGCAGGTCTACCTCGTCCCCGGCTCAGAGGCGGTGCGCAGGCAGGCAGTCGAAGAGGGTCTCGACCAGGTCTTTGCCGAGGCAGGAGTGGAACTACGACATTCGGGCTGTTCCATGTGCGTCGCCGTCAACGAAGACCGCCTGCGCCCCGGTCAACGGTCGGCCTCTACCAACAACCGCAATTTCGAGGGCCGCCAGGGGCAGGGCGCTCGCACACACCTGGTGTCCCCGGCAGTCGCCGCAGCGAGTGCGGTCACCGGACGTATCACCGATCCCATAAACATCAAGGACCAGTGA
- the leuD gene encoding 3-isopropylmalate dehydratase small subunit: MEKFISHTGIGAPLRVTDVDTDQIFPARFCEGTGKDGLGDALFADWRANPDFVLSRPEYRGASVIVAGEDFGTGSSREWAVWALQGYGIRVIIAPRFGDIFRGNSLQNGLLTIEQPQHVIDQIWRSLETHPHEEITVDLAQLEIRVDGATYEFVLDGHTRWRLLNGLDDIVLTLEHVDLINSYESHRRSTLPTAWRVPAPGADRG, from the coding sequence ATGGAAAAGTTCATCTCCCACACCGGCATCGGCGCTCCTCTGCGAGTGACCGACGTCGATACCGACCAGATTTTCCCCGCGCGATTCTGCGAGGGAACCGGCAAGGACGGCCTCGGCGATGCGCTGTTCGCCGACTGGCGAGCGAACCCCGACTTCGTGCTTAGCCGCCCGGAGTACCGAGGTGCGTCCGTCATCGTCGCTGGTGAGGACTTCGGCACAGGATCGTCCCGCGAGTGGGCAGTCTGGGCCCTACAGGGATACGGGATCCGCGTCATCATCGCTCCCCGCTTCGGGGACATCTTCCGCGGAAACTCACTCCAGAACGGTCTGCTCACAATTGAACAACCGCAACATGTGATCGACCAGATTTGGAGGTCTCTCGAAACTCATCCCCACGAGGAGATCACCGTCGATCTCGCACAGCTGGAGATCCGGGTCGACGGGGCGACGTACGAGTTCGTCCTCGACGGACATACCCGATGGCGCCTGCTCAACGGCCTCGACGACATCGTTCTAACCCTCGAACACGTGGATCTCATCAACAGTTACGAAAGCCACCGACGCTCCACTCTGCCGACCGCGTGGCGTGTCCCCGCCCCCGGAGCCGACCGTGGCTGA
- a CDS encoding RraA family protein, translating to MADVSARLTGAVPASKICRVDVPRYDEHHATTLLALDDMSAAVADALDKLGVGADIDTESLRPILPDNRVCGPAVTLRYRPLPGSPARNRENGEGTVFGDRDLYGLGQAGDVAVFDCSGARSGAVVGALSARWAVKAGIVGCIVDGPIRDTASIEEAGLPVWSATRRPMAARYRYDLVELNGTVSLRDHAVTPGDYIVADRDGVCIIPFAAVPDVVDHCLAAQRDESAFIDRIDAASSLEELIAGLGPGPNPA from the coding sequence GTGGCTGACGTCTCCGCCCGCCTGACCGGGGCGGTTCCCGCGTCCAAGATCTGCCGCGTCGATGTCCCACGATACGACGAGCACCACGCGACCACCCTGCTCGCACTCGACGACATGTCGGCGGCCGTCGCCGACGCCCTCGACAAGTTGGGCGTGGGCGCGGATATCGATACCGAGTCCTTGCGCCCGATTCTGCCCGACAACCGGGTCTGTGGGCCGGCCGTCACCCTCCGCTACCGGCCTCTCCCCGGTTCTCCTGCCCGAAACCGGGAGAACGGAGAGGGCACTGTCTTCGGCGACCGCGACCTGTATGGACTGGGGCAGGCCGGTGACGTTGCTGTATTTGACTGCTCCGGGGCACGCTCCGGAGCAGTGGTCGGTGCGCTCTCCGCGCGGTGGGCGGTCAAGGCCGGCATCGTCGGCTGCATCGTCGACGGGCCGATCCGCGACACCGCCTCGATTGAGGAGGCCGGGCTGCCCGTCTGGAGCGCCACCCGCCGCCCGATGGCCGCCCGGTACCGCTATGACCTAGTTGAACTCAACGGAACTGTGTCACTTCGGGACCACGCTGTCACTCCCGGTGACTACATCGTCGCCGACCGAGACGGGGTGTGCATCATCCCGTTCGCCGCCGTACCAGATGTAGTCGATCACTGCCTCGCCGCGCAGCGGGACGAGTCCGCCTTCATCGACCGCATCGATGCAGCCAGCTCGCTCGAAGAGCTCATCGCCGGTCTCGGACCGGGACCCAACCCGGCCTGA
- a CDS encoding indolepyruvate ferredoxin oxidoreductase family protein translates to MSLTTSSAPTAKTPARRADVPPVRTSISSVDFTLDDRYVREDGSIYLTGIQALVRILRDRAVLDRRRGQNISTFVSGYEGSPLAGYDLEIVRRRRLLDGYDIVHRPGVNEELAATSILGTQMVPQVGRMRGDGVTGYWYGKSPGLDRASDAIRHANLVGTDPNGGAVALVGDDPGGKSSSLACSSEVAMADLLIPTLYPADPQEAIDYGIHAPYLSRFTGLWSGMKIVTALADGAGSATVHPDRIVPTFGDLGASTFRPDANLTGPNLIKLERSQLHDRLPRALAYARLNNLNDIVQRGPDDRVGIVAAGKTYLDLREALTVLGLDESDLRRYGIRILKLGMIFPVDPEIVRSFADGLDEIIVVEEKRAFIESAIREILYGLPGAPRVLGKTDPNGRKLVNDFGELDADLITGALARRLGDELQIEPVIQWRERPKRSRISLPIITRTPYFCSGCPHNASTKVAPDTLIGGGIGCHAMVMLMDEKQVGEVIGLTQMGGEGAQWVGMAPFLEENHFVQNVGDGTFMHSGSLALRAAVASGENITYKLLYNATVAMTGGQDPVGAMPLDRLVGLLKSEGAKKIVVTTEDRNRVKAFKLPRDVEVRDRDDLVKVQQELASVPGVSVLIHDQECAAEKRRKRKRGKVETPTSKVMINERICEGCGDCGEKSNCLSVQPTETEFGRKTTIHQSSCNLDYSCLKGDCPSFVTITPGTAEERDPVPEIPASVVDEPNSATRADDFGMRIMGVGGTGVVTVSQILGTAAVLDGWFVRSLDQTGLAQKGGAVISDLKLTSTYSDHSPKIGAGRCDLYLACDSLVATDPNNLRVADSGKTVAVVSTTEVPTGQMVVDTSVTFPAPGTIRDAIDDSASRSIYLDPAELSLQLFGDEQFTNMLLVGASYQTGSLPISAESIENAITLNGAAVETNLQAFRRGRQVVADPEALTRTINATRKANSEPTRPTADVQEIARIVQANTGSELGKIVERRIAELIDYQNTDYARLFAAFIERVRTAEESTTGHAGVLTETVVRNLYKLMAYKDEYEVARLILDPSFDAAATEAFGKDAKRSIRLHPPMLRALGMKNKISLGSWSYPAFRTLYRMRRVRGTKLDIFGYHHIRKMERQLITEYREVVERLLAGLTPDTLTAAVEIADLPDMVRGYEQIKANNVVRYHETMANLLSRYQRPHHVRDDQCDDYEHPDTDL, encoded by the coding sequence ATGTCGCTTACGACTTCCTCCGCGCCCACAGCGAAAACGCCTGCTCGCCGCGCGGACGTCCCGCCGGTGAGAACGTCGATATCGTCTGTGGACTTCACGCTGGACGACCGGTACGTCCGCGAAGATGGCTCGATCTACCTCACCGGTATTCAAGCACTCGTGCGCATCCTGCGGGACCGAGCGGTCCTCGACCGACGCCGCGGACAGAACATCTCCACTTTTGTTTCTGGTTATGAGGGCTCGCCCCTGGCCGGATACGACCTTGAAATCGTCCGCCGCCGCAGGCTGCTCGACGGCTACGACATCGTCCATCGTCCCGGCGTCAACGAAGAGCTCGCTGCGACGTCGATTCTCGGCACGCAGATGGTCCCCCAGGTTGGCCGGATGCGCGGAGACGGGGTCACGGGCTACTGGTATGGGAAATCTCCTGGACTAGACCGGGCCTCTGATGCCATCCGCCACGCCAATCTTGTCGGTACCGATCCCAACGGTGGTGCCGTCGCCCTGGTGGGTGATGATCCGGGCGGCAAGTCCTCCAGTTTGGCCTGTTCTTCCGAAGTGGCGATGGCGGACCTTCTGATTCCCACTCTGTACCCCGCCGACCCTCAAGAGGCTATCGACTACGGCATTCATGCACCGTATCTTTCCCGTTTCACCGGGCTGTGGTCAGGGATGAAGATCGTCACTGCTCTGGCGGACGGTGCCGGCAGCGCGACCGTTCATCCCGATCGGATCGTGCCCACATTCGGCGACCTGGGTGCGAGTACCTTCCGGCCGGACGCGAACCTTACCGGGCCGAACCTGATCAAACTCGAGCGCAGTCAGCTGCATGACCGTCTGCCCCGCGCCCTGGCGTACGCCCGGCTCAACAACCTCAATGACATCGTGCAACGAGGGCCTGACGACCGAGTGGGTATCGTCGCGGCCGGGAAAACCTACCTCGACCTTCGTGAAGCCCTCACCGTGCTCGGTCTGGACGAGTCGGACCTACGGCGTTACGGCATCCGCATCCTCAAGCTCGGTATGATCTTCCCGGTCGACCCGGAGATTGTTCGGTCCTTCGCCGACGGTCTCGACGAGATCATCGTCGTGGAGGAAAAGCGAGCATTCATCGAATCGGCCATCCGCGAGATTCTCTACGGTCTGCCCGGCGCGCCACGGGTCCTGGGCAAGACCGATCCGAACGGACGGAAACTCGTCAACGATTTCGGCGAGCTCGACGCCGACCTCATCACCGGTGCCCTCGCCCGACGACTGGGCGACGAGCTCCAGATCGAGCCGGTCATCCAGTGGCGTGAGCGACCGAAGCGTTCCCGAATCTCGCTGCCGATCATCACCCGAACCCCCTACTTCTGCTCCGGATGCCCACACAACGCCTCCACCAAGGTCGCTCCCGACACCCTCATCGGCGGCGGCATCGGTTGCCACGCCATGGTGATGTTGATGGACGAAAAGCAGGTGGGTGAGGTCATCGGACTGACCCAGATGGGCGGCGAAGGCGCCCAGTGGGTTGGCATGGCCCCGTTCCTCGAGGAGAACCACTTCGTCCAGAACGTCGGCGACGGCACCTTCATGCATTCCGGAAGCCTGGCACTTCGAGCCGCCGTGGCCTCCGGCGAGAACATCACCTACAAGCTGCTGTACAACGCCACCGTCGCCATGACCGGCGGCCAGGACCCGGTCGGCGCCATGCCACTTGACCGGCTCGTTGGACTGCTGAAGTCCGAAGGCGCTAAGAAAATTGTCGTCACCACGGAAGACCGCAACCGGGTCAAGGCATTCAAGCTACCAAGAGACGTCGAGGTCCGAGACCGTGACGACCTCGTAAAGGTACAGCAGGAACTGGCCAGCGTTCCCGGCGTCAGCGTCCTCATCCACGACCAAGAATGTGCGGCCGAGAAACGGCGTAAGCGCAAGCGCGGAAAGGTTGAGACCCCGACTTCCAAGGTGATGATCAACGAGCGCATCTGCGAAGGGTGCGGTGACTGCGGCGAGAAATCCAACTGCCTGTCTGTGCAGCCGACGGAGACCGAGTTCGGTCGGAAAACCACGATCCACCAGTCGTCCTGCAACCTCGACTACTCCTGCCTCAAGGGCGACTGTCCTTCATTCGTGACGATCACCCCGGGCACCGCAGAAGAGCGCGATCCTGTGCCTGAGATCCCCGCCTCCGTCGTGGACGAACCGAATTCTGCTACGCGGGCGGATGACTTTGGTATGCGGATCATGGGCGTTGGCGGCACCGGCGTGGTGACCGTGTCGCAAATCCTCGGTACCGCCGCCGTCCTCGACGGCTGGTTTGTGCGCAGTCTCGACCAGACCGGACTTGCACAGAAGGGCGGAGCCGTCATCTCGGACCTCAAACTTACCTCCACGTACTCGGACCACTCCCCCAAGATCGGAGCCGGACGGTGTGACCTTTACTTGGCTTGCGATTCGCTAGTGGCAACCGACCCCAACAACCTCCGGGTTGCCGACTCCGGCAAAACAGTCGCGGTCGTCTCAACCACCGAAGTGCCGACCGGACAAATGGTCGTGGACACCTCAGTGACGTTCCCTGCACCGGGCACTATCCGTGACGCAATCGACGACTCCGCGTCCCGCTCCATCTATCTCGACCCGGCAGAGTTGTCTCTCCAGCTGTTCGGTGACGAGCAGTTCACAAACATGCTCCTCGTCGGAGCTTCCTACCAGACCGGATCGCTTCCGATCAGCGCCGAGTCGATCGAAAACGCCATCACCCTAAACGGCGCAGCGGTCGAGACGAACCTGCAAGCATTCCGCCGCGGCCGCCAGGTCGTCGCCGATCCCGAGGCACTGACCAGGACCATCAACGCGACCCGCAAGGCCAACAGCGAGCCCACCCGCCCGACCGCCGACGTCCAAGAAATCGCGCGCATCGTCCAGGCCAATACAGGCTCAGAGCTGGGTAAGATCGTCGAGCGGCGTATTGCCGAGCTGATTGATTACCAGAACACCGACTACGCCAGGCTTTTCGCCGCGTTCATCGAACGAGTCCGCACCGCGGAGGAGTCCACCACCGGTCATGCAGGAGTGCTGACCGAGACAGTGGTGCGCAACCTATACAAACTGATGGCCTACAAGGACGAATACGAAGTCGCACGCCTCATCTTAGATCCGTCATTCGACGCTGCCGCCACCGAAGCCTTCGGCAAGGACGCAAAGCGCTCCATCCGACTCCACCCCCCGATGCTGCGAGCACTCGGAATGAAAAACAAGATCTCGCTGGGCTCTTGGTCCTACCCGGCGTTCCGCACGCTCTATCGCATGCGGCGCGTGCGCGGCACCAAGCTCGACATCTTTGGCTACCACCACATTCGAAAGATGGAACGTCAGCTCATCACCGAGTACCGCGAAGTCGTCGAACGCCTGCTCGCCGGACTCACCCCCGACACCCTCACGGCGGCCGTGGAGATCGCCGACCTGCCCGACATGGTGCGCGGATACGAACAAATCAAGGCCAACAACGTCGTTCGCTACCACGAGACGATGGCGAACCTGCTCAGCAGATACCAGCGTCCGCACCATGTACGTGACGATCAGTGTGACGACTACGAGCACCCCGATACTGATCTGTAG
- a CDS encoding DUF998 domain-containing protein has product MGVIPAFPATVLTAIGAVGTVGFAVVFLVDGWTRTGYRWLRHPVSALALGDRGWVQTTNFAVSGAMIAAGGVGALGVSVLLGGSITLLGLALIASGIFPMDAMRGYPPGTTDTTPTTFTRRHLWHDRAGAVVFLLLPVLPAIAAVTADFGWAVRTYSALTSVLAVVLVHRFTTAWESDAPRTGLWQRAALILVLSWLAAVCVAVGRNLVCASKTTGLQRTE; this is encoded by the coding sequence GTGGGAGTGATTCCCGCCTTTCCTGCAACCGTGCTCACCGCAATCGGTGCGGTGGGCACGGTTGGCTTCGCCGTGGTGTTCCTGGTCGACGGGTGGACACGGACTGGCTACCGCTGGCTGCGCCATCCCGTCAGCGCGCTAGCACTTGGTGACCGAGGATGGGTCCAGACCACGAACTTCGCGGTGAGTGGCGCAATGATCGCAGCCGGTGGCGTTGGGGCACTTGGCGTGTCGGTTCTGCTCGGCGGGTCGATCACGCTTTTGGGCCTGGCGCTGATCGCGTCTGGCATCTTTCCGATGGACGCGATGCGTGGCTATCCGCCGGGCACTACAGACACAACGCCGACGACGTTCACCCGTCGGCACCTGTGGCACGACCGGGCCGGAGCGGTCGTATTTCTGTTACTTCCAGTGTTGCCAGCTATTGCGGCGGTCACAGCCGACTTCGGATGGGCTGTACGTACGTACTCCGCGCTCACGTCGGTGCTCGCGGTTGTACTGGTTCACAGGTTCACTACAGCCTGGGAGAGTGATGCCCCACGGACCGGTTTATGGCAAAGGGCGGCGCTCATCTTGGTCTTGAGCTGGCTGGCGGCAGTGTGCGTCGCCGTCGGCCGCAACCTCGTGTGCGCATCGAAAACGACTGGTCTTCAGCGCACCGAGTAG